A genome region from Hymenobacter tibetensis includes the following:
- a CDS encoding cupin domain-containing protein, with translation MNRLLISTLLTAAALSGCRSSQPSAKLPDNGGGGQVDVRTYQRVDTLNYTGTGYLKMITVRKNYSLVSFVFEAGGRNRWHLHPGAEQVLYVTEGEGYYQQEGQPKQLLRKGETVVIPPDVKHWNGATPTSRVVLITISDHVEQAHVTWFEQVSEQEFNQ, from the coding sequence ATGAACAGGCTCCTGATTTCAACCTTGCTAACTGCCGCGGCACTCAGTGGCTGCCGCTCGAGCCAGCCCTCTGCCAAGTTGCCGGATAATGGGGGCGGTGGGCAGGTCGATGTGCGCACGTACCAGCGGGTCGATACCCTCAACTACACCGGCACAGGCTACCTGAAAATGATCACCGTCCGCAAGAATTACAGCTTGGTCAGCTTCGTATTCGAGGCTGGCGGACGCAACCGCTGGCACCTGCACCCCGGCGCCGAGCAGGTACTCTACGTGACCGAAGGCGAAGGCTATTACCAGCAGGAGGGCCAACCCAAACAGCTGCTCAGGAAAGGCGAGACGGTGGTCATACCCCCGGATGTCAAGCACTGGAATGGCGCGACCCCCACCAGCCGCGTGGTGCTCATCACCATCTCCGACCACGTCGAGCAAGCGCACGTAACTTGGTTTGAGCAAGTCTCGGAGCAGGAATTCAACCAGTAA
- a CDS encoding putative quinol monooxygenase: MRFPHIILKTVLLLVTAAATSNCSLKLPAQSAQVPAQKPQKVRLSRIVVDSTQLESYKAFLQEEIEASMSKEPGVLSLYAVFERKKPNHLTILEMYATEAAYQAHVKTPHFLKYKQGTLGMVQELELIDTDPLIPALKIK; this comes from the coding sequence ATGCGCTTTCCCCATATTATCTTAAAAACGGTGCTGCTACTCGTCACCGCTGCGGCAACCAGTAATTGCAGCCTCAAGCTACCGGCGCAGTCGGCACAGGTACCGGCTCAAAAGCCGCAGAAGGTACGCTTATCCCGCATCGTGGTGGACTCCACCCAGCTCGAGAGCTACAAGGCTTTCCTGCAGGAAGAAATTGAGGCCTCGATGAGCAAGGAGCCGGGCGTGTTGTCGCTGTACGCGGTATTCGAGCGAAAAAAGCCCAATCACCTGACCATTCTGGAAATGTATGCCACCGAGGCAGCCTACCAGGCGCACGTGAAAACGCCGCATTTTTTGAAGTATAAACAGGGGACGCTCGGCATGGTGCAGGAACTAGAGTTAATCGATACCGACCCGCTAATTCCAGCGCTAAAGATTAAGTAA
- a CDS encoding (R)-mandelonitrile lyase, protein MTTSRFKQAILALGASVLLLGFTGKTIPQQGKSPAKAGPFPKGDRAPAEHFTGVVYMHPLIKEDPTFNVVSGNVTFEPGARSNWHTHAAGQILLITEGLGYYQEKGQPVRLLRQGEVIKAQPGVEHWHGASPKQGMTHISLNVNTEKGIVTWLKPVTDQEYNSYKP, encoded by the coding sequence ATGACCACTTCCCGATTTAAACAAGCAATCCTAGCCCTCGGTGCCAGCGTGCTGCTGCTGGGCTTTACCGGCAAAACCATTCCGCAGCAGGGCAAATCCCCTGCAAAGGCCGGCCCTTTCCCAAAGGGGGATCGGGCGCCGGCCGAGCACTTTACGGGAGTGGTCTACATGCACCCCCTGATAAAGGAAGACCCGACCTTTAACGTGGTGAGCGGCAACGTGACCTTCGAACCGGGGGCCCGCTCGAACTGGCACACCCACGCGGCCGGTCAGATTCTGCTGATTACCGAAGGGCTGGGCTACTACCAGGAAAAAGGCCAGCCCGTCCGGCTGCTGCGCCAGGGCGAGGTCATCAAGGCCCAGCCCGGCGTGGAGCACTGGCACGGTGCCTCACCCAAGCAGGGTATGACGCACATCTCGCTCAACGTCAACACCGAAAAGGGAATTGTGACCTGGCTCAAGCCCGTGACCGACCAGGAATACAATAGCTATAAGCCCTAG
- a CDS encoding helix-turn-helix domain-containing protein: MSVTNLITYALATGTYLQRPYSKMLPYQMAENLATATKAAMNRPPLTLTIQDVAVMTIPEAHCDMAAFDRRDLFKVLLVTEGANELHYATRSYHIDRPALVFTNKLVPYSWEPVESSGEQQGFLCAFTEDFLQSAMRGVSLLESVLYRVDGNPVYFLDEAQLRYLTDTFQRMRQEYDTDYPHKFDLIRNQLSIMIHEATRLQPASSQHIAPVNAAERVTALFLTLLDVQFPVTTQIHQPILKNAQEYADRLAVHVNSLNRSVKEVTGKSTTTHIAERLVGEAKVLLLHTDWSIGDIADSLGFEYATYFTNFFKKHAGTTPLAFRNAG; this comes from the coding sequence ATGTCGGTAACTAATCTTATAACCTACGCGTTGGCTACTGGTACCTACTTGCAGCGTCCTTATTCCAAGATGCTCCCCTACCAGATGGCCGAAAACTTAGCTACCGCCACCAAGGCGGCCATGAACCGCCCGCCGCTGACGCTCACCATCCAGGATGTGGCGGTCATGACTATCCCGGAGGCGCACTGCGACATGGCCGCCTTTGACCGGCGCGACTTGTTTAAAGTGCTGCTGGTGACCGAAGGCGCGAATGAGTTGCACTACGCGACCCGTAGCTACCACATCGACCGGCCAGCGCTGGTGTTTACCAACAAGCTGGTGCCGTATTCGTGGGAGCCAGTGGAGAGTTCGGGCGAGCAGCAAGGCTTCCTCTGCGCTTTCACCGAGGACTTTCTGCAATCGGCTATGCGCGGGGTCAGCCTGCTGGAATCCGTGTTGTACCGCGTCGACGGCAATCCGGTGTATTTTCTGGACGAGGCGCAGCTGCGCTATCTGACGGATACGTTCCAGCGCATGCGCCAAGAGTACGACACGGACTACCCGCACAAGTTCGATTTGATTCGCAACCAGCTCTCGATCATGATTCACGAGGCCACGCGGCTGCAGCCGGCCAGCTCGCAGCACATTGCCCCGGTCAACGCGGCTGAGCGCGTCACGGCGCTGTTTCTGACCTTGCTCGATGTGCAGTTTCCGGTGACCACGCAAATCCACCAGCCCATTCTCAAGAATGCCCAGGAGTACGCCGACCGGTTGGCCGTGCACGTGAACAGCCTCAATCGCTCGGTGAAGGAAGTGACGGGCAAGTCGACGACGACGCACATCGCCGAGCGCCTGGTGGGCGAGGCCAAGGTGCTGCTGCTGCACACCGACTGGAGCATCGGCGACATCGCCGACAGTTTGGGCTTTGAGTACGCCACCTACTTCACCAACTTCTTCAAGAAGCACGCCGGCACCACGCCGCTGGCCTTCCGCAACGCGGGGTAA
- a CDS encoding SMP-30/gluconolactonase/LRE family protein, translating to MSSSPTWPCDGYLKTGLVLGGLCLLATLAKGQAHQAQGRIFPALATPVAVFTGGVGSVCEGPAVSPDGQVLFTDITTAQVGGIIWAYHPKTGRTSQFRTPSGNASGLAFDAAGNLFLAEGPNGGGKCITKLQLSTGHRTTLAASFQGKPLNGPNDLTLDAQGRVYFTDSRYQSTEPLDQPWMGVYRVDAAGSVQLLAADLPRPNGLVFSPDQRTLYVGSYDSPGVGIYAALPADYTGPTPQRSGEIRAYTVLPDGRLTFQKQLVQFEGEGPDGLAVDAEGHIYAAVASRLVVYTPQGTQLAEMPLPGKTTNLCFGQGQHRHTLFITAAKSLYTLQTVQEGWPLPIRPTASK from the coding sequence ATGAGTTCTTCCCCAACATGGCCATGCGACGGCTACCTAAAAACGGGCCTCGTGCTCGGCGGGCTGTGCCTGCTGGCTACGCTAGCCAAAGGGCAAGCCCATCAGGCGCAAGGCAGAATTTTTCCTGCGTTGGCAACGCCAGTGGCCGTTTTTACGGGCGGGGTGGGGAGCGTCTGCGAGGGCCCGGCCGTGTCGCCGGACGGCCAGGTGCTGTTCACGGATATAACCACCGCCCAAGTTGGGGGCATTATCTGGGCCTACCATCCTAAAACGGGCCGCACCAGCCAGTTCCGCACCCCGAGCGGTAACGCCAGTGGCCTGGCCTTCGATGCGGCTGGCAACCTCTTCTTGGCCGAAGGCCCTAATGGCGGCGGTAAGTGCATTACCAAACTGCAGCTAAGCACCGGCCACCGCACCACGCTGGCCGCTTCGTTCCAGGGCAAGCCCCTCAACGGCCCCAACGACCTCACCCTAGACGCCCAAGGACGGGTGTATTTCACCGACTCCCGTTACCAGAGCACGGAGCCCCTCGACCAGCCTTGGATGGGCGTGTACCGCGTCGATGCCGCCGGCAGCGTGCAGCTGCTGGCCGCCGACTTGCCCCGCCCCAACGGCCTAGTATTTTCGCCCGACCAGCGCACCCTCTACGTGGGCAGCTACGATTCGCCTGGCGTGGGCATCTACGCGGCCCTGCCTGCCGATTACACCGGGCCAACACCCCAACGCAGCGGCGAGATTAGGGCTTACACCGTGCTGCCCGATGGTCGGCTCACTTTTCAGAAACAGTTGGTGCAGTTTGAGGGCGAGGGGCCGGACGGGCTGGCGGTGGACGCGGAAGGCCATATTTACGCCGCCGTAGCCAGCCGCTTGGTCGTGTACACGCCGCAGGGCACGCAACTAGCTGAGATGCCCCTGCCGGGGAAGACCACCAACCTGTGCTTCGGCCAGGGTCAGCACCGCCATACGCTCTTTATCACGGCCGCCAAAAGCCTGTACACGCTGCAAACCGTCCAGGAAGGCTGGCCGCTCCCAATACGGCCGACAGCAAGCAAGTAA
- a CDS encoding putative quinol monooxygenase — MNTYSSGLWQLFLSGLLRLIAQLRSGLSVVLLTGVALLVPRWSLAQASSPRTQVVTIVVNAGQLDYYKAALQEEIETSLRLEPGVLMLYAVASKQDPTRITLLEHYASEAAYQTHLQAPHVLKFRALVKDMITSRDLVPSTSLVPQVKATR; from the coding sequence ATGAACACCTATTCTTCTGGCTTATGGCAGCTTTTTCTAAGCGGTTTGCTTCGGTTAATCGCCCAACTGCGCTCCGGCCTAAGCGTGGTCTTACTTACCGGGGTAGCCTTATTAGTGCCTCGCTGGTCGCTGGCGCAAGCCAGCAGCCCGCGCACGCAGGTGGTTACCATCGTGGTAAATGCCGGACAGCTTGATTACTATAAAGCGGCGCTGCAGGAAGAAATTGAGACTTCGCTGCGCCTAGAGCCGGGCGTGCTGATGCTTTACGCCGTCGCCAGTAAGCAAGACCCCACCCGAATCACCCTGCTCGAGCACTACGCCAGCGAGGCGGCCTACCAGACCCACCTGCAAGCACCCCATGTACTCAAGTTCAGAGCCCTAGTCAAGGACATGATAACCTCCCGGGACCTGGTGCCCAGCACCTCTCTCGTTCCGCAGGTGAAAGCCACCCGTTAA
- a CDS encoding aldo/keto reductase, which translates to MQKRALGQTGLQVSALGLGCMGMSWSYGPPKDKQEMIQLLRAAVERGVTFFDTAEVYGPLVNEELVGEALAPFKGEVVIATKFGFQAGRGDTNRWSVVTSDPKHLKQVAEASLKRLRVEAIDLFYQHRVDPNVPIEDVAGAVKELIQEGKVKHFGLSEAGAQTIRRAHAVLPLAALQSEYSLWHRTPEQEIIPLLEELGIGLVPYSPLGKGFLTGKINESTPLASDDFRSTLPRFRPENRQANQALVDLLTRFAENKQATPAQIALAWLLAQKHWVVPIPGTTKLSRLEENLGAVQVELTPEDVQQLTDAASQIPVQGARYTEAQEQLTGR; encoded by the coding sequence ATGCAAAAGCGCGCTTTAGGTCAAACCGGCCTGCAAGTTTCAGCCCTGGGCCTGGGCTGTATGGGCATGAGCTGGTCGTATGGCCCGCCCAAGGACAAGCAGGAAATGATTCAGCTGCTACGCGCCGCCGTGGAGCGTGGCGTTACCTTCTTCGATACGGCGGAAGTCTACGGCCCGCTGGTGAACGAAGAGTTGGTGGGCGAAGCCCTGGCGCCGTTCAAAGGAGAGGTGGTGATTGCCACCAAGTTTGGCTTCCAAGCCGGCCGGGGCGACACCAACCGGTGGTCGGTCGTTACCAGCGACCCCAAGCACCTCAAGCAGGTAGCCGAAGCCTCGCTCAAACGCCTACGGGTGGAGGCAATCGACCTGTTTTACCAGCACCGCGTGGACCCCAACGTACCCATCGAGGATGTGGCGGGGGCCGTGAAGGAGCTGATTCAGGAAGGCAAGGTCAAGCACTTCGGCCTGTCGGAAGCCGGCGCGCAAACCATTCGCCGCGCCCACGCCGTGTTGCCGCTGGCGGCGCTGCAAAGCGAATACTCGCTGTGGCACCGCACACCCGAGCAGGAAATTATTCCCTTGCTCGAAGAGCTGGGCATCGGCTTAGTGCCCTACTCGCCCCTGGGCAAGGGCTTTCTGACCGGCAAAATAAACGAAAGCACCCCGCTGGCCAGCGACGATTTCCGCAGCACTCTCCCGCGCTTCCGCCCCGAAAACCGGCAAGCCAACCAAGCCCTGGTCGATTTACTTACCCGCTTTGCCGAAAACAAGCAGGCGACCCCGGCCCAGATTGCGCTGGCCTGGCTGCTGGCCCAAAAACACTGGGTAGTGCCCATTCCTGGCACCACCAAGCTGTCCCGCCTCGAAGAAAACCTGGGTGCCGTGCAAGTGGAGCTGACGCCGGAAGACGTGCAGCAGCTCACCGATGCCGCCTCACAAATACCCGTGCAGGGTGCCCGGTATACCGAGGCGCAAGAGCAGCTGACGGGTCGCTAA
- a CDS encoding MBL fold metallo-hydrolase: MPLLLSFVNSNKPPAHRFCRLFRQELALFVGLLATSTLGVQAQTTTGTTPSQPKKYQATAPKTQPFGAAAFAPSGKTTLRWLGMGGFFLNSRGTAIMIDPVLGGFDMPLLISFPIAAKAVPRLDAVLLTHADNDHYSVPTTADLAPVTKTFHSTVYVDSLLQNRHLPAAGHTIGDTFRVGQVQVKLTRADHAYQNAYPGMSKRFFQQEDACGFWLETPDGTVWAPGDSRLLPEHLQYPTPDAILFDFSDSEWHFTLAGAVKIANAYPNTPLLLNHWGSVDAPDFSPFNADPAQLAKLVVNPGRIKVLAPGEAYTLKRVKK; this comes from the coding sequence ATGCCCCTCCTCCTGTCATTCGTCAATTCAAACAAGCCGCCGGCACACCGCTTCTGCCGGCTGTTCCGCCAAGAACTTGCCCTATTTGTGGGGTTGCTGGCCACTTCCACGCTCGGCGTGCAGGCCCAGACGACGACGGGCACCACCCCTAGCCAGCCGAAGAAATACCAGGCTACCGCGCCCAAAACGCAGCCCTTCGGGGCCGCCGCTTTCGCCCCCTCCGGCAAAACCACTTTGCGCTGGCTGGGAATGGGTGGGTTCTTTCTCAACAGCCGGGGCACCGCTATCATGATTGACCCCGTGCTGGGAGGGTTCGACATGCCGCTGCTCATCTCCTTTCCCATTGCCGCGAAGGCAGTGCCCCGGCTGGATGCCGTCTTGCTCACGCACGCCGACAATGACCACTACAGCGTCCCGACTACCGCCGACCTAGCCCCGGTGACCAAAACGTTTCACTCCACCGTGTACGTCGATTCGCTGCTGCAAAACCGTCACCTGCCGGCGGCCGGCCACACCATTGGTGACACGTTCCGGGTGGGCCAGGTGCAGGTGAAGCTCACGCGGGCGGACCATGCCTACCAGAATGCCTATCCCGGCATGAGCAAACGCTTCTTCCAGCAGGAGGATGCCTGCGGCTTCTGGCTGGAAACGCCCGACGGCACGGTGTGGGCCCCCGGCGATTCGCGCCTGCTGCCCGAGCACCTGCAGTACCCCACGCCGGATGCCATTCTGTTTGATTTTTCGGACAGCGAATGGCATTTCACCCTGGCCGGCGCGGTCAAAATTGCCAACGCTTACCCTAACACCCCGCTGCTGCTTAACCATTGGGGCTCGGTGGACGCGCCTGACTTTTCACCTTTCAACGCCGACCCGGCGCAGCTGGCCAAGCTAGTCGTAAACCCCGGCCGCATCAAAGTGCTGGCTCCCGGCGAGGCGTACACCCTGAAACGGGTGAAAAAATAG
- a CDS encoding GNAT family N-acetyltransferase: MEHITLRQATLADVSQVQHIGRQTFLETFAASNSEDNMRTYLEEGFAAEKLTAELQESHSAFYVAEQAGRVIGYLKVNTGPAQTEQHTANALEVERLYVLQEFHGQRVGQLLYEQALHLARQAQAECLWLGVWEDNPRAIRFYQKNGFVAFDQHVFKLGDDEQIDILMKCSLPSNQ, encoded by the coding sequence ATGGAACACATCACGCTCCGCCAAGCCACCTTGGCCGACGTTAGCCAGGTGCAGCACATCGGTCGCCAAACGTTTTTGGAGACGTTTGCCGCCAGCAATTCCGAAGACAATATGCGCACCTACCTGGAGGAAGGCTTTGCGGCCGAAAAGCTGACGGCTGAACTGCAAGAGTCGCACTCGGCCTTTTATGTGGCCGAGCAGGCCGGCCGCGTCATTGGGTACCTGAAAGTCAACACCGGCCCGGCGCAAACCGAGCAGCATACGGCCAACGCCCTGGAAGTCGAACGCCTCTACGTGCTGCAGGAATTTCACGGCCAGCGGGTCGGGCAGCTGCTCTACGAGCAGGCGCTGCACCTGGCCCGGCAGGCGCAAGCTGAGTGCCTGTGGCTCGGGGTATGGGAAGACAACCCGCGGGCCATCCGGTTTTACCAGAAAAACGGCTTTGTGGCCTTCGACCAGCACGTATTTAAGCTCGGCGATGACGAACAGATCGATATTCTGATGAAGTGCTCCCTGCCTAGCAACCAGTAG
- a CDS encoding Crp/Fnr family transcriptional regulator produces the protein MSSRLALAEMLLATYPLPPASLDKLLALAEYVELPRGAVLFRDDALAHYVYVLQRGLARVYARRADREVTFSFPEEGAVLASIRGYTEQAVSYETIELLEDSGLFQLDMRALHALYQEDIHLANWGRVLVERVWQQTEQQLIARQFRTAEERYADLLHHSPHLLQRVALGYLASYLGITQVTLSRVRAKRK, from the coding sequence GTGTCCTCCCGCCTAGCCCTTGCCGAGATGTTGCTTGCCACGTACCCGTTGCCGCCCGCTTCGCTGGATAAGCTGCTGGCGCTGGCCGAATACGTGGAGCTGCCGAGGGGCGCCGTCTTGTTCCGGGACGACGCGCTGGCCCACTACGTCTACGTGTTGCAGCGGGGCCTGGCGCGGGTGTACGCCCGTCGAGCGGACCGGGAGGTCACGTTTTCGTTTCCCGAAGAAGGGGCCGTATTGGCCTCGATTCGGGGCTATACCGAGCAGGCCGTGAGCTACGAGACGATAGAGCTGCTCGAAGACAGCGGCCTGTTTCAACTCGATATGCGGGCGCTGCACGCCTTGTACCAGGAGGATATTCACCTGGCCAACTGGGGACGGGTGCTGGTCGAGCGCGTGTGGCAGCAAACCGAGCAGCAACTCATTGCCCGGCAGTTTCGCACCGCGGAGGAACGCTACGCGGACCTACTGCACCACAGCCCGCACCTGCTCCAGCGCGTGGCACTGGGGTACCTGGCGTCTTACTTGGGCATTACCCAAGTTACGTTGAGCCGGGTGCGCGCCAAACGCAAGTAA
- a CDS encoding DMT family transporter encodes MPWLLLVLAGLAEVAFVFCLGKARLAVGAEAAGWYAAFAGCGILSFYLLNLSLVHLPLGTAYAVWTGIGAVGTAVVGVVAFGDPLTGPRLFFLATLIGSVLGLKAVAP; translated from the coding sequence ATGCCGTGGTTGTTGTTAGTGCTGGCCGGGTTGGCCGAAGTCGCGTTTGTCTTTTGTCTGGGCAAAGCTCGGCTGGCGGTTGGCGCCGAAGCGGCCGGGTGGTACGCGGCCTTCGCCGGCTGTGGCATCCTGAGTTTCTACTTGCTCAACCTGAGCTTAGTGCACCTACCCTTGGGCACGGCGTACGCGGTCTGGACCGGCATTGGCGCGGTGGGGACGGCGGTGGTCGGCGTCGTCGCCTTTGGGGACCCGCTGACCGGCCCACGCCTATTTTTCCTCGCCACCCTGATCGGGTCCGTGCTGGGCCTGAAAGCGGTAGCGCCCTAG
- a CDS encoding recombinase family protein — protein sequence MNKIFGYARVSTVDQNLDTQLDILTKAGCDQIFQDKITGMSLQRPALDEMLGLLREGDTVLVARFFRLGRSRDHVIHLVNSFHQRGIYFKALDLGIDTTTPAGKFMLSIFASLAEYDRESILEKTKAGQQLAAAQGKHIGRPKGFDAENLAKVKRALARGLSVAETVALTEISLSSVKRYRKHLQASIEQRGI from the coding sequence ATGAATAAAATCTTTGGCTACGCCCGCGTCTCCACCGTCGACCAGAATCTAGACACGCAACTTGACATCCTGACTAAAGCGGGGTGCGACCAAATCTTCCAGGATAAAATCACGGGCATGAGCCTGCAACGTCCTGCCTTAGATGAGATGCTGGGGTTGCTACGCGAAGGCGACACGGTGCTGGTAGCGCGCTTCTTTCGCCTGGGCCGTAGCCGAGACCATGTGATTCATCTAGTCAACTCGTTTCATCAGCGCGGCATTTACTTCAAGGCCCTGGACCTAGGCATCGACACGACCACACCGGCCGGCAAGTTCATGCTGTCCATTTTCGCCTCGCTCGCGGAGTACGACCGTGAGAGCATCTTGGAGAAGACCAAAGCGGGCCAGCAACTGGCGGCGGCACAGGGTAAGCATATCGGCCGTCCTAAGGGGTTCGATGCCGAGAACCTAGCCAAAGTGAAGAGAGCATTGGCGAGAGGTCTATCTGTGGCGGAAACGGTAGCATTAACGGAGATCAGTCTCTCTAGTGTTAAGCGCTATCGGAAGCACTTACAAGCTTCAATTGAACAACGTGGCATTTAG
- a CDS encoding virulence-associated E family protein: protein MKRHRPSLEEVPPKKPALPKRQKSLKANSADNKLARAEQYIQQRYEVRFNVVKGVVEWRPAGSSILYEPLNDYQLNSILRELAHNQCAMGSDGLNRLLASDFSPRVDPLQEYFTMLGTKPAATGHIAKLAATVKLVDSVVFTHYLTKWLVATIANALTPVGCQNHTCLVLTGGQGQYKTTWLELLCPPPLAVRYLFTGKLQVENKDTQSMLAEYFFINIDDQLCTINKRDENSLKTLITQPSVKLRRPYDRLIAELPRRASFMGSVNGADFLTDPTGSRRFLPFQIEAINIEAARQIDLEAVWSEAYHLWQTGFQYWFDEDELDALHERNRQFQQDTPEYELVVMHFEPGKEFYTLAQIKEELQLRSTVRNLRERFLGEALARLGIPRQQKRLAQGGRVGGYYVQALGQRTWAEDTLPSTNTNH from the coding sequence ATGAAACGCCATAGACCTTCCCTAGAAGAAGTGCCGCCGAAGAAGCCAGCGTTGCCGAAACGGCAGAAATCGCTTAAGGCGAACTCGGCAGACAATAAACTAGCGCGGGCAGAGCAATACATACAGCAGCGCTATGAGGTGCGCTTCAATGTAGTGAAAGGAGTAGTCGAATGGCGACCAGCTGGGAGCTCTATTCTCTACGAGCCGTTGAATGATTACCAGCTCAACAGCATCCTGCGGGAACTGGCGCACAACCAATGTGCGATGGGTTCGGATGGGTTGAACCGGTTGTTGGCTTCGGACTTTTCACCTCGCGTAGATCCGTTGCAGGAATATTTCACCATGCTTGGTACGAAGCCGGCTGCTACCGGCCACATTGCGAAGCTGGCCGCTACGGTGAAGCTGGTCGATTCAGTCGTGTTCACTCACTATCTCACCAAATGGTTGGTTGCTACCATTGCAAATGCCCTAACTCCTGTGGGGTGCCAGAATCACACTTGCTTGGTTCTGACAGGAGGGCAAGGGCAGTATAAAACGACTTGGCTGGAACTGCTTTGCCCGCCACCGTTAGCAGTGCGGTACCTGTTTACGGGTAAGCTTCAGGTGGAGAATAAAGATACCCAGTCCATGCTGGCCGAATACTTTTTCATCAACATTGATGATCAGTTGTGCACGATCAACAAGCGGGATGAAAACTCGCTCAAAACCCTCATTACACAACCCTCGGTAAAGCTACGTCGGCCCTACGACCGACTAATTGCGGAGTTGCCGCGTCGAGCAAGTTTTATGGGCAGTGTCAACGGGGCAGACTTTCTCACAGACCCCACGGGTTCGCGGCGCTTTTTGCCCTTTCAGATTGAAGCCATCAACATTGAAGCCGCACGGCAAATTGACCTAGAGGCCGTGTGGAGCGAAGCATATCATCTCTGGCAAACGGGCTTCCAATATTGGTTTGACGAAGACGAACTGGACGCTTTACACGAACGCAACCGGCAATTTCAGCAGGATACGCCGGAGTATGAGTTGGTGGTGATGCATTTTGAGCCGGGAAAAGAATTTTATACCCTGGCCCAAATTAAGGAAGAGCTGCAGCTGCGCTCTACGGTTCGCAACTTGCGTGAAAGGTTTCTAGGGGAAGCTCTGGCCCGCTTAGGGATACCCAGGCAGCAGAAACGTCTGGCGCAAGGTGGGCGCGTGGGAGGCTATTATGTCCAGGCCCTAGGACAACGAACGTGGGCCGAAGACACGCTGCCCAGTACCAACACCAATCACTAA
- a CDS encoding helix-turn-helix domain-containing protein: MEYLTTKQALELVRLSKPTFNKKRREGYITAYHSSDKRVLYKRSELITYLESHKPKEGRVAC, encoded by the coding sequence GTGGAATATCTCACCACTAAGCAGGCTCTAGAGTTGGTTCGACTGTCTAAGCCGACATTCAACAAAAAAAGACGTGAAGGCTATATTACGGCCTATCACTCGTCGGATAAACGGGTACTGTACAAGCGCAGCGAACTGATCACATACCTAGAGTCTCATAAGCCGAAGGAGGGGCGTGTTGCATGCTAA
- a CDS encoding SH3 domain-containing protein — MLKKLLLFFLIQSWFSQPATAQNVNSALVKADSAFDAGAYQAAYGQYRKLLRQEGLVSPRVLLRMAYVQEGLGHYPAALYYLHMVLVRQPRLATWRKMAEMARNQRLTGYPETWRQDLQLTFRRYYYLGLQILLIGAVIGGTLLVVRRHQVTRGWWVTYGSYLLLTAVYLNLLGTERAALVVRPRAALMAGPSAGAAWLTTATTGDRLLVQDQQDTWYQVQWQGQEAYIRAQDLLLVQ; from the coding sequence TTGCTGAAAAAGCTTCTACTTTTTTTTCTGATTCAGTCCTGGTTTTCTCAACCTGCTACTGCCCAGAATGTTAATTCTGCTCTCGTTAAGGCCGACTCTGCTTTCGATGCCGGGGCTTATCAGGCGGCCTATGGGCAATACCGAAAGTTGTTGCGGCAGGAAGGCCTAGTATCGCCGCGCGTACTGCTCCGCATGGCCTATGTGCAGGAAGGGCTTGGGCACTATCCGGCGGCGCTTTACTACCTGCATATGGTGCTGGTTAGGCAGCCCCGGTTGGCTACTTGGCGCAAAATGGCTGAAATGGCCCGCAACCAACGCCTGACGGGCTACCCCGAAACTTGGCGGCAGGATTTGCAGCTTACATTTCGGCGCTACTACTACCTGGGGCTGCAAATCCTGCTGATTGGCGCCGTAATAGGTGGTACGCTGTTGGTCGTGCGCCGGCACCAGGTAACGCGCGGCTGGTGGGTAACCTATGGCTCCTACCTACTGCTCACGGCTGTATACCTGAACCTATTAGGAACTGAGCGTGCGGCGCTGGTTGTACGGCCCCGCGCCGCCTTGATGGCTGGTCCAAGCGCTGGTGCCGCGTGGCTTACCACCGCCACCACCGGCGACCGACTCCTCGTGCAAGATCAGCAAGACACCTGGTATCAGGTGCAATGGCAGGGCCAGGAAGCCTACATCCGTGCGCAAGACTTGCTGCTGGTGCAGTGA